The proteins below come from a single Streptomyces spongiicola genomic window:
- a CDS encoding carbon-nitrogen family hydrolase translates to MRASLIQIAVDRDEPVDSRRRRAAALVREQRGSALVVLPELWTVGAFAYDSFEAEAETLDGPTRRAMAEAAADAGVWLHAGSVVERAADGRLFNTSLVFSPEGRLAGVYRKIHRFGFDKGEAVMMAAGEELVTVRLPDATLGLGTCYDLRFPELFRGLVDAGADLLVVPAGWPERRRAHWTLLARARAVENQAYVLACSTAGTHAGVEQAGHSTVVDPWGEVLAEAGAGEEILAVDLDPKRPAESREQFPALKDRRLGLAPPVVRGS, encoded by the coding sequence GTGCGCGCCTCACTCATCCAGATCGCAGTAGATCGTGACGAACCGGTGGACTCCCGCCGTCGCCGCGCGGCCGCACTGGTGCGGGAGCAGCGCGGTTCCGCCCTCGTCGTCCTTCCCGAACTCTGGACCGTGGGAGCCTTCGCCTACGACTCCTTCGAGGCGGAAGCCGAGACGCTGGACGGCCCCACGCGCCGGGCCATGGCGGAGGCGGCGGCCGACGCGGGTGTCTGGCTGCACGCCGGCTCCGTCGTCGAGCGGGCCGCCGACGGCCGCCTTTTCAACACCTCGCTGGTCTTCTCCCCCGAGGGCCGCCTCGCCGGTGTCTACCGGAAGATCCACCGGTTCGGCTTCGACAAGGGCGAGGCCGTGATGATGGCCGCGGGCGAGGAACTGGTGACCGTGCGGCTGCCCGACGCCACCCTCGGTCTCGGCACCTGCTACGACCTGCGCTTCCCGGAGCTCTTCCGCGGTCTGGTCGACGCCGGCGCCGACCTCCTCGTCGTCCCCGCCGGCTGGCCGGAGCGTCGGCGTGCCCACTGGACCCTCCTGGCGCGCGCCCGGGCGGTCGAGAACCAGGCGTACGTTCTCGCCTGCAGCACCGCCGGTACCCACGCGGGCGTCGAGCAGGCGGGGCACAGCACCGTCGTCGACCCCTGGGGCGAGGTCCTTGCGGAGGCGGGCGCCGGTGAGGAGATCCTCGCGGTCGACCTCGACCCGAAGAGGCCGGCGGAGTCCCGTGAGCAGTTCCCGGCCCTCAAGGACCGCCGCCTGGGCCTGGCACCCCCGGTGGTACGGGGGAGCTGA
- a CDS encoding SseB family protein, translating into MYGYDQTPGGQQHYGPPPQQPMSGAGMPGAGMPGAGMPGAGMSGAGMPGAGYGEQPLYPEPSPPSLADAVRAFTTGSLSAEDFQQIFATSKVYCPRGDNPGFLALHNTQQPVIPMFSSLKELRRYAGKESKYFVITGAEVIDLLPTGYGFVLDMEGEHRMVFDAKAVEQMVDFAMRRMYG; encoded by the coding sequence ATGTACGGCTACGACCAGACCCCCGGCGGTCAGCAGCACTACGGCCCTCCGCCGCAGCAGCCGATGTCGGGCGCGGGCATGCCCGGGGCGGGGATGCCCGGAGCCGGGATGCCCGGAGCGGGGATGTCCGGTGCGGGGATGCCCGGAGCGGGCTACGGAGAGCAGCCGCTGTACCCCGAGCCGTCACCCCCCTCGCTCGCCGACGCGGTGCGGGCCTTCACCACGGGGTCGCTGTCCGCGGAGGACTTCCAGCAGATCTTCGCGACGTCGAAGGTGTACTGCCCGCGCGGTGACAACCCGGGCTTCCTGGCCCTGCACAACACGCAGCAGCCGGTGATCCCGATGTTCAGCTCGCTCAAGGAACTGCGCCGCTACGCGGGCAAGGAGTCCAAGTACTTCGTGATCACGGGTGCCGAGGTGATCGACCTGCTGCCCACCGGGTACGGCTTCGTCCTCGACATGGAGGGCGAGCACCGGATGGTCTTCGACGCGAAGGCCGTGGAGCAGATGGTCGACTTCGCGATGCGGCGCATGTACGGCTGA
- a CDS encoding M18 family aminopeptidase, whose protein sequence is MNSRAASPSPTPFDRGHTEDMMSFLAASPTPYHAVASAAERLDGAGFRRVEETDVWDGAGGGRYVLRGGAVIAWYVPEGAPAHTPFRIVGAHTDSPNLRVKPEPDTGAYGWRQIAVEIYGGPLLNSWLDRDLGLAGRLTLRDGSTRLVNIDRPLLRVPQLAIHMDRSIHEKGLQLDKQKHMQPVWGLGGTVRQGDLISFLEEESGLPPGEVTGWDLMTHAVEAPAFLGRNRELVAGPRMDNLLSVHAGTAALAAVSGRDDLPYIPVLAAFDHEENGSQADTGADGPLLGSVLERSVFARGGTYEDRARAFAGTVCLSSDTGHAVHPNYPERHDPTHHPRPNRGPILKVNVNQRYATDGSGRAVFAAACERAGVEWQTFVSNNAMPCGTTIGPITAARHGIRTVDIGVAILSMHSARELCGSDDPYLLANALVAFLEG, encoded by the coding sequence ATGAACAGCCGTGCAGCCTCCCCGTCGCCCACCCCCTTCGACCGCGGGCACACCGAGGACATGATGTCCTTCCTCGCGGCGAGCCCCACGCCGTACCACGCCGTGGCGAGCGCCGCCGAGCGGCTGGACGGAGCCGGGTTCCGACGGGTCGAGGAGACCGACGTCTGGGACGGCGCCGGCGGCGGCAGGTACGTGCTCCGGGGCGGCGCCGTCATCGCCTGGTACGTGCCGGAGGGCGCACCGGCCCACACCCCCTTCCGTATCGTCGGCGCCCACACCGACTCCCCCAACCTCCGGGTCAAGCCGGAACCGGACACGGGGGCGTACGGCTGGCGCCAGATCGCCGTCGAGATCTACGGCGGACCGCTGCTCAACTCCTGGCTCGACCGCGACCTCGGCCTCGCGGGCCGGCTGACGCTGCGGGACGGTTCCACCCGCCTGGTGAACATCGACCGTCCGCTGCTGCGCGTGCCCCAGCTCGCGATCCACATGGACCGCTCGATCCACGAGAAGGGGCTGCAACTGGACAAGCAGAAGCACATGCAGCCCGTGTGGGGCCTCGGCGGCACCGTCAGACAAGGCGACCTGATCTCCTTCCTGGAGGAGGAGAGCGGCCTGCCGCCCGGCGAGGTCACCGGCTGGGACCTGATGACCCACGCCGTGGAGGCCCCGGCGTTCCTCGGCCGCAACCGCGAACTCGTGGCCGGCCCGCGGATGGACAACCTGCTCTCCGTGCACGCGGGGACGGCGGCGCTCGCCGCCGTCTCGGGCCGGGACGACCTGCCGTACATCCCGGTCCTCGCCGCGTTCGACCACGAGGAGAACGGCTCCCAGGCCGACACCGGCGCGGACGGCCCGCTGCTCGGATCGGTGCTGGAGCGCTCGGTGTTCGCCCGTGGCGGCACCTACGAGGACCGCGCCCGGGCCTTCGCCGGCACCGTCTGCCTGTCCTCCGACACCGGCCACGCGGTGCACCCCAACTACCCGGAGCGCCACGACCCCACGCACCACCCCCGCCCCAACCGCGGCCCCATCCTGAAGGTGAACGTCAACCAGCGGTACGCGACGGACGGCAGCGGCCGGGCCGTCTTCGCCGCCGCCTGCGAGCGCGCGGGCGTGGAGTGGCAGACCTTCGTCTCCAACAACGCGATGCCGTGCGGCACGACGATCGGCCCGATCACCGCCGCCCGCCACGGGATCCGGACCGTCGACATCGGCGTGGCGATCCTCTCGATGCACAGCGCCCGCGAACTCTGCGGCTCGGACGACCCGTACCTGCTGGCCAACGCGCTGGTCGCGTTCCTCGAGGGCTGA
- a CDS encoding DUF6879 family protein translates to MNAAASPAPRRRARVRAPELIGKGGWLNTGGRSLTLADLRGKCVVVDFCTFTNIATGELVRWLPRRQTTDLALPGTDFWLFDSAQALFHHFTGNGQLDQDGREYADDPERVKLCAGAFEAAWQRAVPHEEYRPR, encoded by the coding sequence ATGAACGCCGCCGCTTCCCCCGCGCCCCGCCGCCGTGCCCGTGTCCGTGCCCCTGAGCTGATCGGCAAGGGTGGCTGGCTCAACACGGGTGGCAGGAGTCTGACGCTCGCGGACCTACGAGGTAAGTGCGTTGTCGTAGATTTCTGCACGTTCACAAACATCGCGACGGGTGAGCTGGTCCGGTGGCTGCCCCGGCGGCAGACCACGGACTTGGCCTTGCCGGGTACCGATTTCTGGCTGTTCGACAGTGCGCAGGCGCTCTTCCACCACTTCACCGGGAACGGGCAGCTCGACCAGGACGGGCGGGAGTACGCGGACGACCCCGAGCGGGTGAAGCTGTGCGCCGGCGCCTTCGAGGCAGCTTGGCAACGGGCCGTTCCACACGAGGAGTACCGACCGCGCTGA
- a CDS encoding helix-turn-helix domain-containing protein, with amino-acid sequence MAVSPSSSAQQARQALANRLAELCRDAGLTGRDIARLCSWHPSKSSRIMNARTPPSADDIRAWCRACGSEDQTEDLLASLRTAEGMWVGWRRMERAGLKQAQEARLPLFERTRRFRAYSSWFVPGLIQTYGYTEAVLRAVQRRRVEVDDVADAVAVRMERQRVLYKGDRRFAFLVEESVLRNGLGGAEVQEEQLRHLLTVGSLPSVSLGVVPTRTERSRMPVEGFWIFDTAQVNVELVSGYLTLTQPGEVAAYADTFRELADMAVYGAKARALITSVIQTLR; translated from the coding sequence ATGGCCGTCTCACCCTCATCAAGCGCACAGCAGGCCCGGCAGGCTCTGGCGAATCGACTCGCTGAGCTGTGCCGGGATGCCGGCCTCACCGGACGGGACATCGCCCGTTTGTGCTCCTGGCATCCGTCCAAGTCGTCACGGATCATGAACGCCCGTACGCCTCCGTCCGCTGATGACATCCGGGCGTGGTGCCGGGCGTGTGGCTCGGAAGATCAGACGGAAGATCTGTTGGCCTCGCTGCGTACCGCCGAAGGCATGTGGGTCGGGTGGCGGCGAATGGAGCGCGCCGGGCTCAAGCAGGCCCAAGAAGCCCGTCTCCCGCTCTTCGAGCGAACCCGCCGGTTCCGCGCGTACTCCTCGTGGTTCGTTCCGGGCCTGATCCAGACCTACGGCTACACGGAAGCCGTCTTGCGCGCGGTCCAGCGCAGACGGGTCGAAGTGGACGACGTCGCCGATGCGGTCGCCGTCCGCATGGAGCGTCAGCGCGTGCTCTACAAGGGTGATCGGCGGTTCGCGTTCCTGGTTGAGGAATCGGTCTTGCGGAACGGGCTCGGAGGGGCGGAGGTACAGGAGGAACAGCTCCGCCACCTCCTCACGGTCGGCTCTTTGCCCAGTGTCAGCCTGGGCGTGGTCCCCACACGTACCGAGCGCTCGCGGATGCCGGTGGAAGGTTTCTGGATCTTCGACACCGCGCAGGTCAACGTCGAGTTGGTCTCGGGCTACCTCACGCTGACCCAGCCTGGTGAGGTTGCCGCTTACGCGGACACGTTCAGGGAACTTGCTGACATGGCGGTCTACGGAGCGAAGGCCCGAGCGCTGATCACGAGCGTCATCCAGACCCTGCGGTGA
- a CDS encoding NHL domain-containing thioredoxin family protein, with product MNDAAPAPTPAPAPRRARVRAPELIGKGGWINTGGKDLKLADFRGRTLILDFWTFCCVNCLHVLDELRELEEKHRDTTVVVGVHSPKFVHEAEHRAVVDAVERYGVHHPVLDDPELATWKQYAVRAWPTLVVIDPEGYVVAQHAGEGHAHAIERLVEQLEAEHSAKGTLRRGDGPYVPPEPVATDLRFPGKALRLPSGRLLVSDSTRHQLVELEADGETVVRRIGDGDFREPQGLALLPSGKVIVADTVNHALRTVDPATGAIERVAGTGRQWRQGAPTSGPALETDLSSPWDVAWWQGRVWIAMAGVHQLWTYDPEAGTVEAAAGTTNEGLVDGPASEAWFAQPSGLAAAGDRLWIADSETSALRWIDTGGAVHTAVGTGLFDFGHRDGDAAQALLQHPLGVTALPDGSVAVSDTYNHALRRYDPATGEVTTLATDLREPSGAVLDGGEIVVVESARHRLTRLRLPEEAVRVEGVAHRTQRAATEVAPGTLRLDVVFRAPEGQKLDNRYGPSTRLLVSSTPPELLAGGGGAGTDLFRDLELDPAVAEGVLHVSAMAASCDDPAGGTSQSETGGEYPACHVHQQDWGVPLRVTGGGASRLPLVLAGMDDA from the coding sequence ATGAACGATGCTGCCCCGGCGCCCACCCCCGCGCCCGCACCCCGCCGTGCCCGTGTCCGTGCCCCCGAGCTGATCGGCAAAGGCGGATGGATCAACACAGGCGGGAAGGACCTGAAGCTCGCCGACTTCCGAGGTCGCACATTGATCCTCGATTTTTGGACCTTCTGCTGCGTCAACTGCCTGCACGTCCTGGACGAGCTGCGCGAACTCGAGGAGAAGCACCGCGACACCACGGTGGTCGTCGGCGTCCACTCGCCGAAGTTCGTGCACGAGGCCGAGCACCGGGCCGTCGTGGACGCCGTCGAGCGGTACGGGGTGCACCACCCCGTCCTCGACGACCCCGAACTCGCGACGTGGAAGCAGTACGCGGTACGGGCCTGGCCGACGCTCGTGGTGATCGATCCCGAGGGGTATGTCGTCGCCCAGCACGCGGGCGAGGGTCATGCACACGCCATCGAGCGGCTGGTGGAGCAGCTGGAGGCCGAGCACTCGGCGAAGGGCACCCTGCGGCGCGGCGACGGCCCGTATGTCCCGCCGGAGCCGGTCGCGACGGATCTCCGCTTCCCGGGGAAGGCCCTGCGGCTGCCCTCCGGGCGCTTGCTGGTGTCCGACTCGACGCGGCACCAGCTGGTCGAGCTGGAGGCGGACGGCGAGACCGTGGTGCGGCGGATCGGCGACGGCGACTTCCGGGAGCCGCAGGGCCTCGCGCTGCTGCCGTCGGGGAAGGTGATCGTCGCCGACACGGTCAACCACGCGCTGCGGACGGTCGATCCCGCGACCGGCGCGATCGAGCGGGTCGCGGGGACGGGGCGGCAGTGGCGGCAGGGGGCGCCGACGTCGGGTCCGGCCCTCGAGACGGATCTGTCCTCGCCCTGGGACGTGGCCTGGTGGCAGGGCAGGGTGTGGATCGCGATGGCCGGGGTCCACCAGCTGTGGACGTACGACCCGGAGGCCGGCACGGTCGAGGCGGCCGCCGGCACGACCAACGAGGGACTGGTGGACGGACCGGCCTCCGAGGCGTGGTTCGCGCAGCCGTCCGGGCTGGCCGCGGCCGGGGACCGGCTGTGGATCGCCGACTCGGAGACGTCCGCGCTGCGATGGATCGACACCGGTGGCGCGGTGCACACCGCCGTCGGCACCGGCCTCTTCGACTTCGGGCACCGGGACGGCGACGCCGCACAGGCCCTGCTCCAGCACCCGCTGGGCGTCACCGCGCTGCCCGACGGCTCGGTTGCCGTGTCCGACACGTACAACCACGCGCTCCGCCGCTACGACCCGGCGACCGGCGAGGTGACGACCCTCGCCACCGATCTGCGCGAACCGTCCGGCGCGGTGCTGGACGGCGGGGAGATCGTCGTCGTGGAGTCGGCGCGGCACCGGCTGACGCGGCTGCGGCTCCCGGAGGAGGCCGTCCGGGTCGAGGGGGTGGCGCACCGTACGCAGCGTGCGGCCACCGAGGTGGCGCCGGGGACGCTGCGGCTCGACGTGGTCTTCCGGGCGCCCGAGGGGCAGAAGCTCGACAACCGCTACGGACCCTCGACCAGGCTGCTGGTGTCGTCGACCCCGCCGGAGCTGCTGGCCGGGGGCGGGGGTGCGGGCACCGACCTGTTCCGGGACCTGGAGTTGGACCCGGCGGTGGCCGAGGGCGTGCTGCACGTGTCGGCGATGGCCGCGTCCTGCGACGATCCTGCTGGGGGCACCTCCCAGTCGGAGACCGGGGGAGAGTACCCGGCGTGCCATGTGCACCAGCAGGACTGGGGCGTTCCGCTCAGGGTGACCGGTGGGGGAGCGTCCCGGCTGCCGCTGGTGCTGGCGGGCATGGACGACGCCTGA
- a CDS encoding acyl-CoA dehydrogenase yields MGHYKSNLRDIEFNLFEVLGRDKLYGTGPFAEMDVETAKSILDEIARLAENDLAESFADADRNPPVFDPETNTAPVPESFKKSYQTFMDSEYWRLGLPEGIGGTTAPRSLVWSYAELLLGSNPAIWMYSSGPAFAGILYEEGNEAQKQVARIAVEKRWGSTMVLTEPDAGSDVGAGRAKAIQQDDGSWHIEGVKRFITSGEHDMEENILHYVLARPEGHGPGTKGLSLFLVPKFHFDWETGELGERNGVYATNVEHKMGLKASNTCELTFGDRHPAKGWLIGDKHDGIRQMFMIIEFARMMVGTKAISTLSTGYLNALEYAKERVQGPDLANFMDKTAPKVTITHHPDVRRSLMTQKAYAEGMRALVLYTASVQDEIASKEAAGEDAKSLQGLNDLLLPIVKGYGSEKAYEQLAQSLQVFGGSGYLQEYPIEQYIRDAKIDTLYEGTTAIQGQDYFFRKIVRDQGASLNALAEEIKKFLAVGTGGEELSGARDALSKAAVDLEAIVGRMLTDLTATGEDVRNIYKVGLNTTRLLLASGDVVVGYLLLRGAAVAAEKLETASAKDRAFYQGKIAAARFFAANVLPGVSLAREIAEGVDNELMDLDEAAF; encoded by the coding sequence ATGGGGCACTACAAGTCGAATCTCCGCGACATCGAGTTCAACCTCTTCGAGGTCCTCGGGCGCGACAAGCTGTACGGCACGGGTCCGTTCGCGGAGATGGACGTCGAGACCGCCAAGAGCATCCTCGACGAGATCGCCCGCCTCGCGGAGAACGACCTCGCCGAGTCCTTCGCCGACGCCGACCGCAACCCGCCGGTCTTCGACCCGGAGACCAACACCGCTCCGGTGCCGGAGAGCTTCAAGAAGAGCTACCAGACCTTCATGGACTCCGAGTACTGGCGCCTCGGCCTCCCCGAGGGGATCGGCGGCACCACCGCGCCGCGCTCCCTCGTCTGGTCCTACGCCGAGCTGCTCCTCGGCTCGAACCCCGCGATATGGATGTACTCCTCGGGCCCGGCCTTCGCCGGGATCCTCTACGAGGAGGGCAACGAGGCGCAGAAGCAGGTCGCCCGGATCGCGGTGGAGAAGCGGTGGGGCTCCACCATGGTGCTCACCGAGCCCGACGCGGGCTCGGACGTCGGCGCCGGTCGCGCGAAGGCGATCCAGCAGGACGACGGCTCCTGGCACATCGAGGGCGTGAAGCGCTTCATCACCTCCGGCGAGCACGACATGGAGGAGAACATCCTCCACTACGTCCTCGCCCGCCCCGAGGGCCACGGCCCCGGCACCAAGGGCCTGTCCCTCTTCCTCGTGCCGAAGTTCCACTTCGACTGGGAGACCGGCGAGCTGGGCGAGCGCAACGGCGTCTACGCCACCAACGTCGAGCACAAGATGGGCCTCAAGGCGTCCAACACCTGCGAGCTGACCTTCGGCGACAGGCACCCCGCCAAGGGCTGGCTGATCGGCGACAAGCACGACGGCATCCGCCAGATGTTCATGATCATCGAGTTCGCCCGCATGATGGTCGGCACCAAGGCGATCTCCACGCTGTCCACGGGCTACCTCAACGCGCTGGAGTACGCCAAGGAGCGCGTCCAGGGCCCCGACCTGGCCAACTTCATGGACAAGACCGCGCCCAAGGTCACCATCACCCACCACCCCGACGTGCGCCGCTCGCTCATGACGCAGAAGGCGTACGCGGAGGGCATGCGCGCCCTCGTCCTCTACACCGCGTCGGTGCAGGACGAGATCGCGTCCAAGGAGGCCGCGGGCGAGGACGCCAAGTCCCTTCAGGGCCTCAACGACCTGCTGCTGCCGATCGTCAAGGGCTACGGCTCCGAGAAGGCGTACGAGCAGCTCGCCCAGTCGCTGCAGGTCTTCGGCGGCTCCGGGTACCTGCAGGAGTACCCGATCGAGCAGTACATCCGCGACGCCAAGATCGACACCCTCTACGAGGGCACCACGGCGATCCAGGGCCAGGACTACTTCTTCCGGAAGATCGTCCGCGACCAGGGCGCCTCGCTGAACGCGCTCGCCGAGGAGATCAAGAAGTTCCTCGCGGTCGGCACCGGCGGCGAGGAGCTGTCCGGCGCCCGCGACGCACTCTCCAAGGCCGCGGTCGACCTGGAGGCGATCGTCGGCCGGATGCTCACCGACCTCACCGCCACGGGCGAGGACGTCAGGAACATCTACAAGGTCGGCCTCAACACCACCCGTCTGCTGCTCGCCTCCGGTGACGTGGTCGTCGGCTACCTGCTGCTGCGCGGCGCGGCCGTCGCCGCCGAGAAGCTGGAGACCGCCTCCGCCAAGGACCGGGCGTTCTACCAGGGCAAGATCGCGGCCGCGAGGTTCTTCGCCGCCAACGTCCTGCCGGGTGTCTCGCTCGCCCGCGAGATCGCCGAGGGCGTGGACAACGAGCTGATGGACCTGGACGAGGCGGCCTTCTGA
- a CDS encoding DUF7848 domain-containing protein — protein MLRYVSYVMRRHPSAETTATARCLNPDCRWTSEPTGNADVCTDMCIQHTGRTGHMTYLREFSEVAVVERIP, from the coding sequence GTGCTGCGGTACGTGAGCTACGTCATGCGCCGCCACCCATCGGCCGAGACGACGGCAACCGCGCGGTGCCTGAACCCGGATTGCCGGTGGACCTCAGAACCGACCGGGAACGCGGACGTGTGCACCGACATGTGCATACAGCACACTGGCCGGACCGGGCATATGACCTACCTCCGAGAATTCTCGGAGGTCGCCGTGGTGGAGCGGATCCCATAG
- a CDS encoding AI-2E family transporter has product MPPPQTLLPRPVQRLAAWCAVALLVAGVGAVGVWLITEFKTAVTPLLLALLGTALLGPLHRRLIRMKVQRSLAAGITCAAVVAVVGGALYIVVNALIESGDQIIASLKRAAADLARHFGAAGTSLDDLATNSRELLSRFGGTAASEVISGISVVGEMIAIAVLALLLSFFFLRDSDRAVSTLRSLVPQSTGDMAEAMGRRAFEAVEGFMRGTTFIALIDAVCITVGLLVLRVPGAVGLGALVFVFAYIPYLGAFISGSMAVLVALADRGFVIALWALGVVLAVQALEGHVLQPVIQSRTVQMHPAVVMLAITAGAGIAGILGMLLAVPLTAAAFGIIGELRSRYGAVGDPTQGPGGTGSGGPSPDPGS; this is encoded by the coding sequence GTGCCGCCGCCGCAGACCCTTCTCCCCCGGCCCGTGCAGCGCCTCGCCGCCTGGTGCGCCGTCGCGCTGCTCGTCGCGGGGGTCGGCGCCGTCGGCGTGTGGCTGATCACCGAGTTCAAGACCGCCGTCACCCCCCTGCTGCTCGCGCTGCTGGGTACCGCGCTGCTCGGTCCGCTGCACCGGCGCCTGATCAGGATGAAGGTGCAGCGCTCGCTCGCCGCGGGGATCACCTGTGCGGCGGTCGTGGCGGTCGTCGGCGGGGCGCTGTACATCGTGGTCAACGCGCTGATCGAGTCCGGGGACCAGATCATCGCCTCCCTCAAGCGGGCCGCGGCCGACCTGGCCAGGCACTTCGGAGCCGCCGGCACCTCGCTCGACGACCTGGCCACCAACTCCAGGGAACTGCTGAGCAGGTTCGGCGGGACCGCCGCGTCCGAGGTGATCTCCGGCATCAGCGTCGTGGGCGAGATGATCGCCATCGCCGTCCTGGCCCTGCTGCTGAGCTTCTTCTTCCTCCGCGACTCCGACCGCGCGGTCTCCACCCTGCGCTCCCTCGTCCCGCAGTCCACCGGGGACATGGCGGAGGCGATGGGGCGGCGGGCGTTCGAGGCGGTCGAGGGCTTCATGCGCGGCACCACGTTCATCGCCCTCATCGACGCCGTCTGCATCACCGTCGGCCTGCTGGTGCTGCGCGTGCCCGGGGCGGTCGGGCTGGGCGCGCTCGTCTTCGTCTTCGCGTACATCCCCTATCTGGGGGCGTTCATCTCCGGCTCGATGGCGGTGCTCGTCGCGCTCGCCGACCGGGGCTTCGTCATCGCGCTCTGGGCGCTCGGCGTCGTCCTCGCCGTGCAGGCCCTGGAGGGGCATGTGCTCCAGCCGGTGATCCAGAGCCGCACCGTCCAGATGCATCCGGCGGTCGTGATGCTGGCGATCACCGCGGGTGCGGGCATCGCCGGGATCCTCGGGATGCTGCTGGCCGTGCCGCTCACGGCCGCCGCGTTCGGCATCATCGGGGAACTGCGCAGCCGCTACGGGGCGGTCGGCGATCCCACGCAGGGACCCGGTGGCACCGGCTCCGGCGGGCCGTCCCCCGACCCCGGCTCGTAG
- a CDS encoding pirin family protein — protein MPAVTVQNPLTLPRVTAAGDAVQRPVLAVTTAPQGYEGEGFPVRRAFAGINHTHLDPFVMMDQMGEVEYQPGEPKGTPWHPHRGFETVTYLIDGTFVHQDSNGGGGTIRNGDTQWMTAGSGLLHIEAPPEELVVSGGLFHGLQLWVNLPAANKMMDPRYQDIRGGQVRLLTSPDGGALLRVIAGELEGHRGPGITHTPITMVHATLRPGARITLPWREDFNGLAYVLAGRGAVGAERRPVHTGQTAVFGEGGALTVRADDTQDAVGTGDLEIVLLGGRPIREPMAHYGPFVMNTREELKQAFEDFQKGRLGTVPAAHGM, from the coding sequence ATGCCCGCAGTGACCGTCCAGAACCCGCTGACCCTGCCGCGCGTGACCGCGGCCGGTGACGCCGTGCAGCGTCCCGTACTCGCCGTGACCACGGCGCCCCAGGGGTACGAGGGGGAGGGCTTCCCGGTGCGCCGCGCGTTCGCCGGGATCAACCACACCCACCTCGACCCGTTCGTCATGATGGACCAGATGGGCGAGGTGGAGTACCAGCCCGGGGAGCCGAAGGGCACCCCCTGGCACCCGCACCGCGGCTTCGAGACCGTCACCTACCTGATCGACGGGACCTTCGTCCACCAGGACAGCAACGGCGGCGGCGGGACCATCCGCAACGGCGACACCCAGTGGATGACGGCGGGCTCCGGGCTGCTCCACATCGAGGCCCCGCCGGAGGAACTCGTCGTGAGCGGCGGTCTCTTCCACGGGCTGCAGCTCTGGGTGAACCTGCCGGCGGCGAACAAGATGATGGACCCGCGCTACCAGGACATCCGCGGCGGCCAGGTCCGGTTGCTCACCTCCCCCGACGGCGGCGCCCTGCTCCGGGTGATCGCCGGAGAACTCGAGGGTCACCGGGGACCCGGCATCACCCACACCCCGATCACGATGGTCCACGCGACCCTGCGGCCGGGCGCGCGGATCACCCTGCCGTGGCGCGAGGACTTCAACGGCCTCGCGTACGTCCTCGCCGGACGCGGTGCGGTCGGCGCCGAGCGGCGGCCCGTGCACACGGGGCAGACGGCCGTGTTCGGCGAGGGCGGTGCGCTGACCGTGCGGGCCGACGACACCCAGGACGCCGTCGGCACCGGTGACCTGGAGATCGTGCTGCTCGGCGGACGGCCCATCCGGGAGCCGATGGCGCACTACGGGCCGTTCGTCATGAACACCCGAGAGGAACTCAAGCAGGCGTTCGAGGACTTCCAGAAGGGCCGCCTCGGTACGGTCCCGGCCGCCCACGGGATGTGA